Proteins from a single region of Apium graveolens cultivar Ventura chromosome 7, ASM990537v1, whole genome shotgun sequence:
- the LOC141673600 gene encoding uncharacterized protein LOC141673600 codes for MLSIEVGSPSHKAINFDEIANEEGPGTNIELIDEVRDQAITRMKKYKKKYKKKMEEHFSKKSKVKNFQFGDLVLRHIEASDPTNIGKLMPKWEGPYKVKEVLRPGTYKLMNMVTSRFPTPGMDSGFERFTSSKEKATTTTKNL; via the coding sequence ATGCTGTCAATCGAGGTGGGATCCCCTTCTCACAAAGCAATAAACTTCGATGAAATAGCTAACGAGGAGGGACCCGGAACAAACATTGAGTTAATTGATGAAGTCCGGGACCAAGCAATAACAAGGATGAAAAAATACAAGAAAAAATACAAGAAAAAAATGGAGGAGCATTTCAGCAAGAAGTCCAAGGTCAAGAACTTTCAATTTGGAGACTTGGTACTTCGTCATATAGAGGCCTCAGATCCCACCAACATCGGGAAGCTCATGCCTAAAtgggaagggccatataaggtGAAAGAAGTCTTGAGACCGGGAACTTACAAACTAATGAATATGGTGACGTCAAGGTTCCCAACACCTGGCATGGACTCAGGCTTCGAAAGGTTTACCAGTAGCAAAGAAAAAGCAACCACAACAACCAAAAACTTGTAA